A genomic stretch from Candidatus Methanoperedens sp. includes:
- the arsB gene encoding ACR3 family arsenite efflux transporter — MNEITGKGNLGIVSKFLTLWILLAMAAGIIIGAAYPQVAKILDTIRIEQVSLPIAIGLIWMMYPPLAGVRYEELYKMKQQGKALTASIIQNWIIGPVLMFALAWIFLPDLPEYRIGLIIIGLARCIAMVLVWNHLAGGDNELCAVLVAVNSIFQVALYSFLAYLFVTVLSSWIGGAGAGAVVDISIWEVARAVFIYLGIPFIAGIITRSVLVKKRGKDWYDNVFMKTLGPTALIGLLFTIIVMFSLKGEYILKLPIDVFRIAVPMLIYFILMFSISFFMSYRLGFSYDRSTTLAFTSASNNFELAIAVAVAVFGIDSGVAFAAVVGPLIEVPVMLGLVHVARRVGSIWFDQNGFVINRKITADVTGNLNIKEE, encoded by the coding sequence ATGAACGAAATAACAGGTAAAGGTAACCTGGGCATAGTAAGTAAATTCCTGACTTTATGGATTCTTCTTGCCATGGCAGCTGGCATAATTATAGGCGCTGCATATCCGCAGGTGGCCAAAATATTGGATACCATCCGTATCGAACAGGTCTCCCTGCCAATTGCTATTGGCCTTATCTGGATGATGTACCCGCCCCTTGCAGGTGTGAGATACGAAGAACTCTATAAAATGAAGCAGCAGGGAAAAGCCCTCACCGCTTCCATCATCCAGAACTGGATAATAGGACCTGTGCTGATGTTTGCTCTTGCCTGGATTTTTCTTCCTGACCTTCCTGAGTACAGGATAGGTTTGATCATAATCGGTCTTGCGCGATGCATCGCCATGGTTCTTGTCTGGAACCATCTGGCTGGCGGAGATAATGAATTATGCGCTGTCCTTGTCGCTGTGAACTCAATATTCCAGGTAGCGCTTTATTCGTTTCTGGCATACCTATTTGTAACTGTATTGTCATCATGGATCGGCGGTGCAGGAGCAGGCGCTGTAGTAGATATTTCCATATGGGAAGTCGCCAGAGCGGTATTCATCTACCTGGGGATTCCTTTTATCGCAGGCATAATAACCCGGTCTGTCCTTGTGAAAAAGAGAGGAAAGGACTGGTATGATAATGTATTTATGAAAACGCTTGGTCCCACTGCTTTGATTGGATTGCTCTTTACAATTATAGTTATGTTCTCTTTAAAGGGAGAGTACATCCTAAAACTTCCCATTGATGTTTTCAGGATAGCAGTCCCGATGCTTATTTATTTCATCCTGATGTTTAGCATCTCTTTTTTCATGTCGTACAGGCTGGGCTTTTCCTATGACAGATCCACAACCCTGGCATTCACATCAGCAAGCAACAATTTTGAACTTGCAATTGCAGTAGCTGTTGCGGTGTTCGGGATAGATTCAGGCGTAGCTTTTGCAGCCGTGGTGGGACCGCTGATTGAAGTGCCTGTTATGCTGGGACTGGTACATGTAGCAAGACGAGTAGGCTCGATATGGTTTGATCAGAATGGTTTTGTGATAAATAGAAAAATTACTGCTGATGTTACAGGAAACTTGAATATAAAGGAGGAATAA
- a CDS encoding winged helix-turn-helix transcriptional regulator produces the protein MQRIMNNKHKCLCASKTAKFCCPTDKKLRKVWLMDLEKEHDPVRQTSKEIVRKLKLLANSHRIEILLMLEKREHCMDEMARKLKTQKSAVSYHMGMLEKHGLICKIKRSRFAFYSLSQEGMKTVSLFRN, from the coding sequence ATGCAAAGAATCATGAATAATAAACATAAATGCCTGTGCGCTTCAAAAACCGCAAAATTTTGCTGCCCGACTGACAAAAAACTTCGTAAAGTCTGGCTCATGGATCTGGAAAAAGAACATGACCCGGTAAGGCAAACCTCAAAAGAAATTGTCAGGAAATTAAAGCTCCTCGCAAATTCCCACCGGATTGAGATCCTCCTGATGCTTGAGAAGCGAGAACATTGTATGGATGAGATGGCAAGAAAGTTGAAAACTCAAAAGTCTGCTGTTTCCTATCATATGGGGATGTTAGAGAAACACGGCTTGATCTGCAAAATAAAACGCTCTCGGTTTGCATTTTATTCACTTTCTCAAGAAGGGATGAAAACGGTATCTCTATTCCGAAACTGA
- the kaiC gene encoding circadian clock protein KaiC → MTKEKINVKLMQNLPKCQTGIRGLDEITDGGLPKGRPSLVCGSAGCGKTLLAMEFLVRGAVQYNEPGIFMSFEESPEELAQNVASLGFDLNDLAARKKIYLDHVRIERSEIEETGEYDLEGLFIRLNYAIDSIGAKRVVLDTIESLYGGLSNEGILRAELRRLFRWLKEKGVTAIVTGERGEGTLTRHGLEEYVSDCVILLDNRVEGQITTRRLRVVKYRGSVHGTNEYPFLIDEKGISVLPITSIGLQHDVSTERISSGIPRLDTMLAGKGYYRGSSILISGTAGTGKTSAAVSFVDAACKRSERCLYFAFEEAPNQIIRNMRSIGIDLEPWIKKGLLEIYAVRPTIYGLEMHLVKMAKMIDEFKPGVVVIDPITNLIAIGSENEVKSMLARLVDYLKGKQVTALFTNLSHAGVSLEMAEFGISSLMDTWVLLRDIEIGGERNRGLYILKSRGMAHSNQIREFLLTDKGIDLVDVYLGPSGVLTGSARAAVEAQDKISDLMRKEEIELKKRELERQRKAIEVQIAVLRTEFEGKEEEEKMLIKKEKLQEETRIEDRKEMAHIRKADINKDAMSQPKKAGRRNIK, encoded by the coding sequence ATGACTAAAGAAAAAATTAATGTAAAGCTCATGCAGAACCTGCCAAAATGCCAGACAGGGATCAGGGGACTTGATGAAATAACTGATGGGGGATTACCAAAAGGGCGTCCATCTCTGGTATGCGGCAGTGCAGGATGCGGTAAAACATTGTTAGCGATGGAATTTCTTGTTCGCGGCGCAGTTCAATATAACGAACCCGGCATCTTCATGTCATTTGAGGAATCCCCTGAAGAACTTGCTCAGAATGTTGCATCTTTAGGGTTTGACCTGAACGACCTTGCAGCAAGGAAAAAGATATATCTTGACCACGTTCGCATCGAGCGAAGTGAAATCGAAGAGACAGGTGAATACGATCTCGAAGGGCTGTTCATCCGCCTCAATTACGCTATCGATTCAATCGGTGCAAAGCGGGTAGTGCTTGATACCATAGAATCGCTCTATGGCGGATTATCCAATGAGGGCATACTTCGCGCCGAGCTTCGAAGGTTATTCCGCTGGCTGAAAGAAAAAGGTGTTACTGCAATTGTTACAGGAGAAAGGGGCGAAGGTACCCTGACGCGGCACGGGCTGGAAGAATACGTCTCGGATTGCGTTATCCTTCTTGATAACAGGGTGGAAGGACAGATTACCACCCGGCGTTTGCGTGTCGTCAAATACCGCGGCTCAGTGCATGGCACAAACGAGTATCCATTCCTGATAGATGAAAAGGGGATTTCAGTGCTGCCTATTACATCAATCGGATTGCAGCACGATGTATCCACTGAACGGATATCTTCAGGCATCCCCCGCCTTGATACTATGCTCGCAGGAAAGGGATACTACCGCGGAAGCAGTATTCTCATTTCAGGTACGGCCGGGACAGGTAAAACAAGTGCTGCTGTCAGCTTTGTTGATGCCGCATGTAAGCGCAGTGAACGATGTCTCTATTTTGCATTTGAGGAAGCTCCGAACCAGATTATCCGCAATATGCGCTCAATAGGCATTGACCTTGAACCCTGGATAAAGAAAGGTCTTCTGGAAATTTACGCGGTGCGCCCCACGATTTACGGCCTGGAAATGCATCTTGTAAAGATGGCAAAGATGATTGATGAATTTAAGCCGGGAGTCGTTGTCATCGATCCGATTACAAATTTAATCGCTATAGGTAGTGAAAATGAGGTAAAATCAATGCTGGCGCGTCTTGTTGATTACCTGAAAGGGAAACAGGTCACGGCTCTCTTTACGAACCTGTCGCACGCCGGAGTTTCTCTTGAAATGGCAGAGTTCGGTATCTCATCCCTGATGGATACGTGGGTTTTGCTGCGGGATATTGAGATCGGGGGTGAACGTAACCGCGGATTATATATACTGAAGTCACGCGGCATGGCCCACTCCAACCAGATACGTGAATTCCTGTTGACCGATAAAGGTATAGACCTGGTAGATGTATATCTTGGTCCCTCAGGCGTGCTGACAGGTTCTGCGAGGGCCGCGGTTGAGGCACAGGACAAGATATCAGATCTTATGCGCAAAGAAGAAATTGAACTCAAAAAGCGTGAACTTGAGCGCCAGCGTAAAGCGATAGAAGTGCAAATCGCAGTACTTCGTACAGAGTTTGAAGGTAAGGAAGAAGAAGAAAAAATGCTTATCAAGAAAGAAAAACTGCAAGAAGAGACCCGGATAGAAGACCGCAAAGAAATGGCGCATATTCGCAAGGCGGATATTAATAAGGACGCAATGAGCCAACCGAAAAAAGCAGGCAGAAGGAATATCAAATGA
- a CDS encoding circadian clock protein KaiB has protein sequence MNDTTETEPESWELRLYVAGQTPKSITAFNNLKKLCEEHLAGKYKIEIIDLLKNPQLAQGDQIFAIPTLVRKLPQPLKKIIGDLSNTERVLVGLDLRPLREK, from the coding sequence ATGAATGATACAACCGAAACAGAACCTGAATCATGGGAACTCAGACTGTACGTAGCCGGACAGACGCCTAAATCGATAACAGCATTTAACAATCTTAAAAAATTATGTGAAGAGCATCTTGCTGGCAAATACAAAATCGAGATAATCGACCTGCTGAAAAACCCGCAACTTGCGCAGGGCGACCAGATCTTTGCCATCCCCACCCTTGTGCGAAAACTTCCCCAGCCTTTGAAGAAGATCATCGGGGACCTATCAAATACAGAGCGTGTCCTCGTAGGACTTGACCTGCGCCCGCTCAGAGAAAAGTGA
- a CDS encoding response regulator, with the protein MQIKILVVDDERCIVNALKISLESDNYKVIEAYTGDGAIRKVKGEAPDLILLDIMLPDMTGYEICNKFRKDPSTRSIPIIMLTGMGETGRIAGLELGADDYITKPFDLNELKAKIRVVLESIEKSMDK; encoded by the coding sequence ATGCAGATCAAAATACTGGTTGTAGATGATGAGAGATGTATAGTCAACGCATTAAAGATCTCTCTTGAATCTGATAATTACAAAGTTATTGAAGCGTATACTGGCGACGGGGCTATCAGGAAGGTGAAAGGCGAAGCTCCTGACCTTATCTTATTAGACATTATGCTTCCTGACATGACGGGTTATGAGATATGTAATAAGTTCAGGAAAGATCCATCGACCAGGTCAATTCCGATCATTATGCTAACAGGAATGGGTGAGACAGGCAGGATTGCAGGCCTGGAATTGGGGGCGGACGATTATATCACAAAACCGTTTGACCTGAATGAACTTAAAGCAAAAATCCGCGTTGTACTGGAGTCGATAGAGAAAAGTATGGATAAATGA
- a CDS encoding CsbD family protein, giving the protein MNSGTKEEIKGKVRRAKGGIKETAGKLTDNPKLEAEGKVEKNVGKVQEKAGQVKKAIED; this is encoded by the coding sequence ATGAACAGCGGTACAAAAGAAGAAATTAAAGGTAAAGTTCGCAGAGCAAAGGGCGGAATCAAGGAAACTGCGGGGAAACTCACCGATAATCCCAAACTGGAAGCCGAAGGCAAAGTAGAAAAAAATGTCGGTAAAGTTCAGGAAAAGGCCGGTCAGGTCAAAAAAGCCATTGAGGATTAA
- a CDS encoding thiol-disulfide isomerase yields MDNEEIKYTQKEFEESIEKLGEEKYILRLYITGITPKSTSAILNVKKICEENLKGHYELEVIDIYQQPVLAKDEQIIAAPTLIKKLPLPLRRLIGDMSDKERILVGLDLRPKK; encoded by the coding sequence ATGGACAATGAAGAGATAAAATATACACAAAAGGAATTTGAGGAATCAATTGAAAAATTGGGGGAGGAAAAATATATCCTGCGTTTATATATTACCGGCATTACTCCAAAATCCACAAGTGCTATCCTGAATGTAAAAAAAATATGCGAAGAAAATCTCAAAGGCCACTATGAACTTGAGGTAATCGATATATACCAGCAGCCTGTTCTTGCTAAAGATGAGCAGATAATCGCAGCGCCAACACTTATCAAGAAACTTCCTCTTCCTTTGAGGAGACTTATCGGTGATATGTCAGATAAAGAACGCATCCTTGTAGGGCTGGATTTGCGCCCCAAGAAATAA
- a CDS encoding PAS domain-containing sensor histidine kinase codes for MTRKEKKTKIGNLQGISITDISCIIDTVREPIVILDSQQRVKMANTVFYKTFKIPTGDSEGRPLYELGNGIWNIPGLRELLEDIIPRNSQFRDFEAKMEFPDTGPKVMLLNACKLNQAGTDMILLAIEDIADRKKLEELRSENERLIFANKTRSEFLAIMSHELRTPLTSVIGYSLILQGMTQGKLNEKQKLFVDNILKSSKHLLTLINNILDMAKMDAGKLEMAIEEISVPDTVNEILNLIKENATEHNIVLNKEFDPEMNTIKADRRALKQIFFNLLSNAIKFSKQKGGIVTVSVKREGDMVKISVSDTGIGIKEEDVPRLFQEFEQLDSGMSRKYEGTGLGLAITKNLVELHGGKIWVESIYGKGSKFIFMLPITGNSQKVQRL; via the coding sequence ATGACCAGAAAAGAAAAAAAAACTAAAATTGGTAACCTGCAAGGTATATCCATCACGGATATCTCGTGTATCATAGATACAGTACGAGAACCCATTGTTATTCTCGATTCACAACAGCGGGTGAAGATGGCAAATACTGTTTTTTATAAGACGTTCAAAATCCCGACCGGAGATTCTGAGGGCAGACCATTATATGAACTTGGGAACGGCATATGGAATATTCCCGGACTTAGAGAATTACTTGAAGATATTATTCCCAGGAATAGCCAGTTCAGGGATTTTGAAGCTAAGATGGAGTTTCCTGATACAGGACCAAAAGTGATGTTACTCAACGCCTGCAAGCTCAATCAGGCGGGTACAGATATGATTCTCCTTGCGATCGAGGACATTGCAGACCGCAAAAAATTGGAAGAGTTGCGTTCTGAGAATGAGCGTCTCATCTTCGCAAACAAAACCAGATCGGAGTTCCTGGCAATTATGAGTCATGAACTGAGGACTCCCCTGACATCTGTCATCGGATATTCACTAATTTTGCAGGGGATGACACAGGGCAAATTGAATGAAAAACAGAAGTTATTTGTGGATAATATTCTAAAAAGCAGCAAGCACTTGCTTACTCTTATCAATAATATTCTCGATATGGCTAAAATGGATGCAGGAAAGCTGGAAATGGCCATAGAAGAAATATCTGTGCCCGACACAGTAAATGAGATACTCAACCTCATCAAAGAAAATGCCACAGAGCATAATATAGTCCTGAATAAAGAATTTGACCCTGAAATGAATACCATAAAGGCCGACAGGCGGGCTCTTAAGCAAATATTTTTCAATCTTCTCAGCAACGCGATAAAATTCAGCAAGCAAAAGGGAGGAATTGTTACAGTGTCAGTAAAAAGAGAGGGGGACATGGTCAAAATCTCAGTCTCTGATACCGGTATAGGAATCAAGGAAGAAGATGTGCCAAGACTCTTCCAGGAGTTTGAGCAGCTTGATTCAGGAATGTCCAGAAAATACGAAGGTACGGGTCTTGGTCTTGCTATTACAAAAAACCTTGTGGAACTGCATGGGGGCAAAATCTGGGTAGAGAGCATATATGGTAAAGGGAGTAAATTTATCTTTATGCTGCCGATTACTGGAAATAGTCAGAAAGTGCAAAGGTTATAG
- the merA gene encoding mercury(II) reductase has translation MERYDLIILGSGTAAFGAAIKAVELGAKVAMIEKGTIGGTCVNVGCMPTKHLLLVGELNYYGNHGHTGLDVSTTIDFAGIINEKREIIECLRNNRYINVIDSLDITLVRGRAAFVSNNEIKVNGKIFQAEKFIIATGSSPNIIPVEGIEKVDYLTNVEAMELSERPESMVILGGRSVGLEFAQMFAHFGTKVTVLQRNPRIIPREEGIISDYLKDYLEEEGINIQTNTSLKSVRQEKGSIVVTALSGKDNREFKAEKLLVATGRIPNTKSLGLEKAGVAVGKNGAVIVDDEMKTSAINIWAAGDVTGEPMLVTAAGRGGSIAAQNAIAGKGRMIDLKSMPHAIFTNPQVASVGLTEKGAQEKGIQCSCSTIPMELVPKAILAKDTRGLIKMVIDERTERVLGVHILASLAADMIHEGVLAVKYGMTIDDIMDTVHVFPTMTEAVRLVAKSFRKDISKISSCAQ, from the coding sequence ATGGAAAGATATGATCTGATCATCCTGGGCAGCGGCACTGCTGCTTTTGGGGCAGCGATAAAGGCTGTGGAGCTTGGAGCAAAGGTAGCGATGATCGAGAAAGGCACGATCGGCGGTACATGCGTCAATGTTGGTTGCATGCCAACCAAGCACCTTTTGCTCGTGGGAGAGCTCAATTACTACGGGAATCATGGTCATACAGGGCTGGATGTCAGTACCACCATTGACTTTGCGGGAATAATAAATGAAAAAAGAGAGATCATTGAATGTTTGAGGAATAACAGGTATATCAATGTTATCGACTCACTGGATATAACCCTGGTAAGAGGGAGGGCTGCTTTTGTTTCAAATAACGAAATAAAAGTGAACGGAAAGATTTTTCAGGCGGAAAAGTTCATCATAGCCACAGGCTCTTCACCGAACATTATTCCTGTAGAAGGAATTGAAAAGGTTGATTATCTCACCAATGTCGAAGCTATGGAGTTATCTGAACGTCCGGAATCAATGGTTATACTGGGCGGAAGGTCTGTTGGTCTGGAATTTGCCCAGATGTTTGCGCATTTCGGGACTAAAGTAACAGTATTGCAGAGAAATCCAAGGATAATACCCCGGGAAGAAGGTATAATCTCGGACTATCTCAAAGATTATCTTGAAGAAGAGGGAATAAATATACAAACAAATACAAGTTTAAAAAGCGTCAGGCAAGAGAAGGGCAGCATCGTGGTTACTGCTCTTTCTGGAAAAGATAACAGGGAATTCAAAGCTGAAAAACTCCTGGTAGCAACAGGAAGGATACCCAATACTAAAAGCCTGGGTCTGGAAAAAGCAGGTGTCGCCGTTGGGAAGAATGGCGCAGTAATCGTGGATGATGAGATGAAGACTTCTGCAATCAACATCTGGGCAGCAGGTGATGTCACAGGCGAACCCATGCTTGTGACTGCGGCTGGCAGGGGAGGCTCAATTGCTGCCCAGAATGCTATCGCAGGTAAAGGAAGAATGATAGACTTAAAATCTATGCCTCATGCTATATTCACCAATCCCCAGGTAGCAAGCGTTGGCCTGACAGAAAAGGGGGCGCAGGAGAAAGGCATACAATGCAGTTGCAGCACAATTCCGATGGAACTTGTACCTAAAGCGATCCTGGCAAAAGATACACGCGGACTTATAAAAATGGTTATCGATGAAAGAACAGAGCGCGTTCTTGGAGTCCATATACTGGCTTCGCTTGCAGCAGACATGATCCATGAAGGAGTGCTTGCTGTGAAATATGGGATGACTATTGATGATATTATGGATACTGTGCACGTTTTTCCAACAATGACCGAAGCAGTAAGACTTGTTGCAAAATCTTTTAGAAAGGACATCAGCAAGATCAGCAGCTGCGCGCAGTAG
- a CDS encoding carboxymuconolactone decarboxylase family protein, with amino-acid sequence MSWFNEKTPDVAKAFSELRNSVFKEGALDLRTKELISVTASVLMRCERCTEIHADRAKKHGATDEMIAEAVACAMFVAAGSQLSWSNVYEKIMGE; translated from the coding sequence TTGTCATGGTTCAACGAGAAAACACCGGATGTTGCGAAAGCATTTTCTGAGTTGAGAAATTCTGTATTTAAAGAAGGTGCGCTTGATCTTCGCACAAAAGAACTCATATCTGTAACTGCTTCCGTGCTTATGAGATGTGAGCGCTGCACAGAAATACATGCAGACAGGGCGAAGAAACATGGTGCAACAGATGAAATGATAGCTGAAGCTGTGGCATGTGCAATGTTTGTGGCTGCAGGCTCCCAGTTATCGTGGAGCAATGTATATGAAAAAATCATGGGGGAATAA
- a CDS encoding PAS domain S-box protein gives MKKNKTKEELLRENQELGARLEEAEETLRAIRSGEVDALIVSTKEGDRVFTLKGAEKPYRILIEEMKEGAVTLTEDDTILYCNMGFAKMFKSSLEKMIGTAISQFVLPASRPIFDELLRRGKKGGSKGEVTFLAGDGTTVPAHISINAMQLNGVSTVYLVATDITELKRAEEALQKAHDELEIKVEERTAELANTNEELKAEMAERERAEEALQKSEQLWATTLASIGDAVISTDIEGRITFMNAVAEEVTGWTLADAATKPVKEIFNIINEYTRAEVEDPVTRVLHDGNIIGLANHTILVRKDGTEIPIDDSGAPIRCGDGRIMGVVLVFRDITSSKQYEEALHKARDELELRVQERTAQLKEANKALVESEASYRRLTESINDLFYAMDRDLKYTYWNKASEVLTGISAKDAIGKSLFEIFPDINKTKIGQFYIESLKTQQPGRLESAFKVRDKNLIFEINVYPAETGLSVIAKDITEKKMLEAQLLRAQRMESIGTLAGGIAHDLNNVLTPIMLSLQLLNEKSRDGQDRKLLTMLEQNCQRGANLIKQVLSFARGVEGERNPLAAKHVINEIEKVAKETFPRNIDIQVNIQKDLFTISGDATQLHQVIMNLCVNARDVMPDGGILSITALNFFIDENYVRIHKEAKVGSYVIISVSDTGAGIPSRIMDRIFEPFFTTKEFGKGTGLGLSTALAIVRSHNGFINVYSEVGKGTTFKVYLPAVKTEVQEVEEQNKLYMGHGELILVAEDEGSIREITSSTLEIYGYKVITSRDGAEAVAMYARNKDKVKVVLMDMMMPVMDGYASIRAIHKINHDVKVIAVSGLAEKDKIAKIGSSHAKAFLPKPYTTERLLRTIHDVINMEQDSNETFK, from the coding sequence ATGAAGAAAAATAAAACGAAAGAAGAACTTTTACGCGAAAACCAGGAGCTTGGGGCACGGCTTGAGGAGGCTGAAGAGACCCTGCGTGCCATCCGCAGCGGTGAGGTCGATGCACTGATCGTATCAACAAAAGAAGGCGACAGGGTTTTCACACTAAAAGGCGCTGAGAAGCCCTACCGTATCCTTATCGAGGAAATGAAGGAAGGTGCTGTTACACTGACAGAAGACGATACCATTCTTTATTGTAACATGGGTTTTGCAAAGATGTTCAAATCGTCTCTTGAAAAAATGATCGGCACCGCAATTTCACAATTTGTTTTGCCTGCCAGCAGGCCGATATTCGATGAACTGCTGCGCCGGGGCAAAAAAGGGGGCAGCAAAGGAGAAGTCACATTCCTGGCAGGGGATGGGACTACTGTGCCGGCGCATATCTCTATCAATGCCATGCAACTGAACGGGGTATCGACTGTTTACCTTGTTGCTACAGATATAACGGAACTCAAACGTGCTGAGGAGGCATTGCAAAAGGCACATGATGAATTGGAAATAAAAGTAGAGGAAAGAACCGCAGAGCTTGCAAACACTAATGAAGAATTGAAGGCTGAAATGGCCGAGCGCGAACGGGCGGAAGAGGCATTGCAGAAAAGCGAGCAGCTCTGGGCTACCACCCTGGCCAGTATCGGCGATGCTGTCATTTCAACTGATATCGAAGGCCGGATCACCTTCATGAACGCTGTGGCGGAAGAAGTGACCGGCTGGACACTGGCTGATGCAGCGACAAAACCAGTGAAGGAGATTTTCAACATTATCAACGAGTACACCCGTGCTGAAGTTGAAGACCCTGTCACCAGGGTGCTTCATGATGGGAACATTATCGGTCTTGCCAACCACACGATCCTTGTGAGAAAGGACGGGACTGAAATCCCGATCGATGACAGCGGCGCACCGATAAGATGCGGGGACGGCAGGATCATGGGAGTGGTACTGGTCTTTCGCGACATTACCTCGAGCAAGCAGTACGAGGAGGCGCTGCATAAAGCGCGCGATGAGTTAGAATTACGGGTACAGGAAAGGACAGCACAGCTAAAAGAAGCAAACAAAGCATTAGTAGAAAGTGAAGCAAGCTACCGGCGGCTTACTGAAAGCATTAACGACCTGTTCTATGCGATGGATAGGGATTTAAAATATACCTACTGGAATAAGGCATCTGAAGTTCTTACAGGGATTTCGGCAAAAGATGCTATTGGAAAATCCCTCTTTGAAATTTTCCCTGATATAAACAAGACAAAAATCGGGCAGTTCTATATTGAATCATTAAAAACACAGCAACCCGGACGTTTAGAGAGTGCGTTCAAGGTTAGGGATAAGAATCTTATCTTTGAAATTAATGTTTATCCAGCTGAGACCGGTCTCTCTGTTATTGCCAAGGATATCACTGAGAAGAAAATGCTTGAAGCGCAGCTATTACGCGCGCAGCGGATGGAGAGCATAGGCACTCTTGCAGGCGGCATAGCGCATGACCTTAACAATGTGCTGACGCCGATTATGCTATCGCTGCAACTGTTAAATGAAAAATCCAGAGATGGACAGGATCGGAAATTGCTTACAATGCTTGAGCAGAACTGCCAGCGCGGAGCTAATTTAATAAAGCAGGTTCTATCTTTTGCAAGAGGAGTAGAAGGTGAGCGCAATCCTCTTGCTGCAAAACACGTTATCAATGAGATCGAGAAGGTTGCTAAAGAGACATTCCCAAGAAATATCGATATCCAGGTGAATATACAGAAAGATCTCTTTACCATCTCAGGAGATGCCACACAATTGCACCAGGTTATAATGAATTTGTGCGTGAATGCCCGTGATGTTATGCCGGATGGCGGTATATTAAGCATCACAGCTTTGAATTTTTTCATTGATGAGAATTATGTCCGGATTCATAAAGAGGCAAAAGTCGGTTCTTACGTTATCATTTCAGTTTCAGATACCGGAGCTGGTATCCCTTCCAGGATAATGGATAGGATTTTTGAACCGTTTTTCACAACAAAGGAATTCGGTAAAGGGACCGGACTTGGCCTGTCAACAGCACTTGCAATTGTGAGGAGCCACAATGGATTTATAAATGTGTATAGTGAAGTTGGAAAAGGAACGACGTTTAAGGTATATCTGCCAGCGGTCAAAACCGAAGTTCAAGAAGTAGAAGAACAGAATAAATTATACATGGGGCATGGAGAGTTGATTCTCGTTGCTGAAGACGAAGGCTCAATCCGTGAAATTACTTCCTCGACATTGGAAATATATGGGTATAAAGTCATTACATCCAGGGATGGCGCGGAGGCTGTGGCAATGTATGCCCGGAACAAGGATAAAGTTAAAGTTGTTCTTATGGATATGATGATGCCTGTTATGGATGGTTATGCAAGCATCCGGGCGATTCACAAAATTAACCATGATGTTAAAGTTATTGCAGTTAGCGGATTAGCAGAGAAGGATAAAATTGCAAAAATCGGAAGTTCTCATGCAAAAGCCTTTTTACCAAAACCCTACACTACTGAAAGATTGCTAAGAACAATACACGATGTCATAAACATGGAACAGGATAGTAATGAAACCTTTAAATAA
- a CDS encoding response regulator has protein sequence MHWREKELLNALKNGKLTTTEIVKRVNMSKATALKYLDGMKEKNLVDGEEIGTTKIWFLKTEEETVEKKIKILVADDDKNVINIIRYSIGDQYEILEATNGKEALGMVFARSPDILVLDIMMPEMDGYMVCKELKEHDSTKNLPIIILSAKANVDDKLKAIDFGIDDYMIKPFDPRELEARIKMRLKRTTDID, from the coding sequence ATGCACTGGCGGGAAAAAGAATTACTTAACGCACTGAAAAACGGAAAATTGACAACTACTGAGATAGTCAAAAGGGTAAATATGAGCAAGGCAACTGCCCTGAAATACCTGGATGGTATGAAAGAAAAAAACCTGGTTGATGGCGAAGAGATAGGCACAACAAAAATCTGGTTTTTAAAAACTGAAGAAGAAACAGTTGAAAAGAAAATCAAAATACTCGTTGCCGATGATGATAAAAATGTTATTAACATTATCCGGTATTCTATAGGTGATCAATATGAGATCCTGGAAGCCACAAATGGAAAAGAAGCCCTGGGGATGGTCTTTGCAAGGTCACCTGATATCCTGGTCCTGGATATCATGATGCCTGAAATGGATGGCTACATGGTGTGCAAAGAATTAAAAGAACATGATTCTACAAAAAATTTGCCAATAATAATTTTATCTGCCAAAGCCAATGTAGATGATAAGCTTAAAGCAATAGATTTTGGCATAGATGATTATATGATAAAACCCTTTGACCCAAGGGAATTGGAAGCAAGAATAAAAATGAGGTTAAAACGGACTACTGATATAGATTAA